One Roseburia rectibacter DNA window includes the following coding sequences:
- the hisIE gene encoding bifunctional phosphoribosyl-AMP cyclohydrolase/phosphoribosyl-ATP diphosphatase HisIE, with product MEHKNIVATIYLKNGQAVKGMDNFEPMGWDVISLARLYNDSGIDKIIIFDLSDDDEEHEKNIQTIKNINRNVEIKVCAGGNISRFEDVKKFIYAGCLQVIVNGAKSNSMDIAREASDRFGKERILVSVANVDFVFKHQEEMQEHFHELLVLNTGVLTAIENITDVPYVVYFEECDYEKIIETLKRENVRGIAGSFINDPETDIMEMKSQLSAGGIKMDNFEPALKWADLKKNSDGMVPVIVQDYRTDEVLMLAYMNEEAFETTINIGKMTYYSRSRQELWIKGMTSGHIQYVKSLTADCDYDTILAKVSQIGAACHTGNVSCFFNEIVKKEYMEKNPLKVLEDVYAIILDRKANPKEGSYTNYLFDKGLDKILKKIGEEASEIIIAAKNPDSADIKYEISDFMYHMMVLMAEKGVTWEEITQELSQR from the coding sequence ATGGAACATAAAAACATTGTCGCCACCATTTATCTGAAAAATGGACAGGCTGTAAAAGGTATGGATAATTTTGAACCGATGGGATGGGATGTGATCAGTCTTGCACGTCTTTATAATGACAGTGGTATTGATAAGATCATTATCTTTGATCTATCGGATGATGATGAAGAACATGAAAAAAATATTCAAACGATCAAAAACATCAATCGTAATGTTGAGATCAAAGTCTGTGCCGGCGGGAATATCAGCCGTTTTGAAGATGTTAAGAAGTTTATTTATGCCGGATGTCTGCAGGTTATTGTAAACGGTGCGAAATCTAACAGTATGGATATCGCAAGAGAGGCAAGCGATCGTTTTGGAAAAGAACGCATCCTCGTATCAGTAGCAAATGTTGATTTTGTTTTTAAACATCAGGAGGAAATGCAGGAGCATTTTCATGAGCTTCTGGTTTTAAATACCGGTGTTCTGACTGCAATCGAAAATATTACGGATGTTCCTTATGTCGTATATTTTGAGGAATGTGATTACGAAAAAATTATTGAGACATTAAAACGGGAAAATGTGCGTGGAATCGCCGGTTCTTTTATCAATGATCCGGAAACAGATATCATGGAAATGAAGTCTCAGCTTTCCGCAGGTGGAATTAAGATGGATAACTTTGAACCTGCATTAAAATGGGCAGATTTAAAGAAAAATTCAGATGGTATGGTTCCGGTTATCGTGCAGGATTATCGTACAGATGAAGTATTGATGCTTGCATATATGAATGAAGAGGCATTTGAGACGACGATTAATATTGGAAAGATGACCTATTACAGCAGAAGCCGTCAGGAATTATGGATCAAAGGAATGACATCGGGTCATATCCAGTATGTAAAGTCATTGACTGCTGACTGCGATTATGACACAATTTTAGCAAAAGTATCACAGATCGGTGCGGCATGTCATACCGGAAATGTTTCCTGTTTCTTTAACGAGATCGTTAAAAAAGAATACATGGAGAAGAATCCGCTTAAGGTATTAGAAGATGTTTATGCAATCATTTTAGACCGTAAGGCAAATCCAAAAGAAGGTTCTTATACCAACTATCTGTTTGATAAAGGACTTGATAAGATCTTAAAGAAAATCGGAGAGGAAGCATCAGAGATCATCATTGCCGCTAAAAATCCGGATTCGGCAGATATCAAATACGAGATATCTGATTTTATGTATCACATGATGGTTTTAATGGCAGAAAAAGGAGTTACCTGGGAGGAGATTACTCAGGAACTTTCCCAGAGATAA
- the hisB gene encoding imidazoleglycerol-phosphate dehydratase HisB, whose translation MERTAEYIRKTKETDIKINLNIDGTGKADIDTGIGFFDHMLDGFARHGFFDLDVKVEGDLAVDCHHTIEDTGIVLGNAIRKALKNKKGIKRFGSCILPMDETLVLCAVDLSGRPYLVFDGEFTVERVGYMDTEMVKEFFYAVSYAAGMNLHIRVLSGGNNHHMIEAMFKAFARALDEATGYDPRITDVLSTKGSL comes from the coding sequence ATGGAAAGAACAGCAGAGTACATACGAAAAACAAAAGAGACAGATATAAAGATCAATCTGAACATAGATGGAACCGGTAAAGCAGATATTGATACCGGAATCGGCTTTTTTGATCATATGCTTGATGGCTTTGCAAGACATGGTTTCTTTGATCTTGATGTTAAAGTAGAAGGGGATCTTGCGGTAGACTGCCATCATACGATCGAGGATACCGGAATCGTGCTTGGCAATGCGATCCGTAAAGCACTAAAAAATAAAAAAGGCATCAAACGTTTTGGAAGCTGTATTTTGCCGATGGATGAAACTTTAGTGCTTTGTGCCGTGGATCTTTCCGGCAGACCGTATCTTGTTTTTGACGGTGAATTTACCGTAGAACGGGTAGGGTATATGGATACGGAAATGGTAAAAGAATTTTTCTATGCCGTTTCTTATGCGGCGGGCATGAATCTGCATATCCGTGTACTGTCAGGAGGCAATAATCATCATATGATCGAAGCAATGTTTAAAGCTTTTGCGAGAGCTTTAGATGAAGCAACCGGTTATGACCCGCGTATCACAGATGTGCTGTCCACAAAAGGCAGTCTGTAG
- the hisD gene encoding histidinol dehydrogenase: protein MRIIELTEEARTNILENLLKRSPNSYGEFEGRVNEIIENVRANRDAAIFDYTKRFDGADINAENILVTEDEIKEAYEKVDEKLLAVIRKALVNIRKYHEKQRQYSWFDSEESGIILGQKVTALEKVGVYVPGGKAVYPSSVLMNIVPAKVAGVKKIVMTTPPGKDGKVNPATLVAAKEAGVDAIYKVGGAQAIAALAFGTESIPKVDKIVGPGNIYVALAKKAVFGFVSIDSIAGPSEIMVLADETANPRFVAADLLSQAEHDEMASAILVTTSRTLAEQVSKEVEDFVAQLSRKEIIQKSLDNYGYILVAENMDEAIATVNEIASEHLELVTKNPFETMTKIRNAGAIFVGEYSSEPLGDYFAGPNHVLPTNGTAKFFSPLSVDDFIKKSSIISYSREALEPIYKDIVQFAECEQLTAHANSIRVRFED from the coding sequence ATGCGTATTATAGAACTGACAGAAGAAGCAAGAACAAATATATTGGAAAATCTTTTAAAAAGAAGCCCGAATTCTTATGGTGAATTTGAAGGCAGAGTAAATGAGATCATAGAAAATGTGAGAGCGAACCGTGATGCAGCGATTTTTGATTACACAAAGCGTTTTGACGGAGCTGACATTAACGCAGAAAATATCCTGGTCACAGAGGACGAGATCAAAGAGGCATATGAGAAAGTTGATGAAAAATTGCTTGCAGTGATCCGTAAAGCATTGGTAAATATCCGTAAATATCATGAGAAGCAGCGCCAGTATTCCTGGTTTGACTCTGAGGAATCCGGAATTATTTTAGGTCAGAAAGTGACAGCTTTAGAGAAAGTCGGTGTCTATGTACCGGGGGGAAAGGCGGTTTATCCGTCTTCTGTGCTTATGAATATCGTTCCGGCGAAAGTTGCAGGTGTAAAGAAAATCGTTATGACAACGCCGCCTGGAAAAGACGGAAAAGTCAATCCGGCAACTTTGGTCGCTGCAAAAGAGGCAGGTGTGGATGCTATTTATAAAGTCGGTGGGGCACAGGCAATCGCAGCGCTGGCATTTGGTACGGAAAGTATTCCGAAAGTAGACAAGATCGTAGGTCCTGGTAATATTTACGTGGCACTTGCAAAAAAAGCTGTATTTGGTTTTGTAAGTATTGATTCTATCGCAGGCCCGAGTGAGATCATGGTATTGGCAGATGAGACAGCAAATCCGCGATTTGTTGCGGCAGATCTTCTCTCACAGGCGGAACATGACGAAATGGCTTCTGCGATCCTTGTCACAACAAGCAGAACCTTGGCTGAGCAGGTATCAAAAGAAGTGGAAGACTTTGTGGCGCAGTTATCCAGAAAAGAGATCATTCAGAAATCCTTAGATAATTATGGATATATTCTGGTAGCAGAAAATATGGATGAAGCCATTGCAACGGTAAATGAGATCGCATCGGAACATCTTGAACTTGTTACAAAGAATCCGTTTGAGACAATGACAAAGATCCGCAATGCAGGAGCAATCTTTGTCGGAGAATATTCAAGTGAACCGCTTGGTGATTATTTTGCCGGACCAAATCATGTGCTGCCGACCAACGGAACAGCAAAATTTTTCTCGCCGCTTAGTGTGGATGATTTTATCAAAAAATCAAGTATTATCTCTTATTCAAGGGAGGCACTTGAACCGATCTATAAAGATATCGTACAGTTTGCTGAATGTGAGCAGTTAACTGCACATGCAAATTCAATCCGGGTACGGTTTGAAGACTAG
- the hisG gene encoding ATP phosphoribosyltransferase, with amino-acid sequence MEDMRYLTFALGKGRLAKKTLEMFEQIGITCEEMKDKDTRKLIFVNEELKLRFFLAKGPDVPTYVEYGAADIGIVGKDTILEEGRNIYEVLDLGFGKCRMCICGPESAKELLNHHELIRVATKYPRIAKDYFYNKKHQTVEIIKLNGSIELAPIVGLSEVICDIVETGSTLRENGLSVLEEVCPLSARMVVNQVSMKMENERITKLISDLKTVIK; translated from the coding sequence ATGGAAGATATGAGATATTTAACCTTTGCACTTGGAAAGGGCAGACTTGCAAAGAAAACCTTAGAGATGTTTGAACAGATCGGGATCACCTGTGAGGAGATGAAGGATAAAGATACCAGAAAGCTGATTTTCGTCAACGAAGAGTTAAAACTTCGTTTTTTCCTTGCAAAGGGACCGGATGTGCCGACTTACGTGGAATACGGCGCTGCGGATATCGGTATCGTAGGAAAGGATACGATCTTAGAGGAAGGCAGAAATATTTATGAGGTATTAGATCTTGGATTTGGAAAATGCCGCATGTGTATCTGCGGGCCGGAAAGCGCCAAAGAACTGTTAAACCACCACGAACTGATCCGTGTTGCGACCAAATATCCGCGTATTGCAAAAGATTATTTTTATAATAAGAAACACCAGACAGTTGAGATCATCAAACTGAATGGATCGATCGAATTAGCACCGATCGTTGGATTGTCGGAGGTTATCTGTGATATCGTAGAGACAGGTTCAACACTACGTGAGAATGGTTTGTCAGTGCTTGAGGAGGTCTGTCCGCTTTCTGCCCGCATGGTAGTTAATCAGGTGAGCATGAAGATGGAGAATGAGCGTATTACAAAACTGATTTCTGATTTAAAGACCGTAATTAAATAA